A stretch of the Glutamicibacter sp. JL.03c genome encodes the following:
- a CDS encoding AMP-binding enzyme, giving the protein MTNGGEVPRAIVVLKPGGSISQEGIVDHLSSKLARYKIPRTAVFLDELPRTASGKIRKADLRKQYS; this is encoded by the coding sequence ATGACAAATGGGGGGGAAGTGCCGCGTGCGATCGTCGTGCTCAAGCCGGGCGGCTCCATCTCCCAGGAGGGCATCGTCGATCACCTCAGTAGCAAGTTGGCGCGCTACAAGATTCCGCGCACCGCAGTATTCCTCGATGAACTGCCGCGCACGGCCAGCGGCAAGATCCGCAAAGCGGATTTGCGCAAGCAGTACAGCTGA
- a CDS encoding MFS transporter, protein MLPEAPGLERTAQKLGRLARRMRLGAEDVVLPEQGGNVSVSGRNAIFALFSPTTRRLTTVIWVAFFAVMFGFYFVNSWTPKLLVTAGMTESQGVVGGLMLTLGGTFGSLLFGVLSAKWAARKVLIAFTVLSSVLMVVFIAAVGILALAFVLGVLVGTLINGCVAGLYTLAPASYIPLSRGTGVGWAIGIGRFGAILAPLAAGTLLDASWTAGQLYLGVGVVVLVAAAALALLRSPGAGSQQPAPAEAAAQAAKAE, encoded by the coding sequence GTGCTTCCGGAAGCTCCCGGGCTGGAACGCACCGCCCAGAAGCTGGGCCGGCTGGCCCGCAGAATGCGCCTCGGAGCGGAGGACGTCGTGCTGCCCGAACAGGGCGGCAACGTGTCCGTCTCGGGCCGCAACGCTATCTTCGCATTATTCTCCCCGACGACCAGGCGGTTGACCACGGTGATCTGGGTGGCCTTCTTCGCCGTGATGTTCGGCTTCTACTTCGTGAACAGCTGGACCCCGAAGCTGTTGGTCACCGCGGGCATGACCGAAAGCCAGGGCGTGGTCGGCGGGTTGATGCTGACCCTGGGCGGCACCTTCGGCTCGCTGCTCTTCGGAGTGCTGTCCGCTAAGTGGGCCGCGCGCAAGGTGCTCATTGCCTTCACCGTGCTGTCTTCGGTGCTCATGGTGGTGTTCATCGCGGCGGTCGGTATCCTCGCCCTGGCCTTCGTGCTCGGTGTCCTGGTAGGCACGCTGATCAACGGATGCGTGGCCGGCCTGTACACCCTGGCCCCGGCCTCCTACATCCCGCTGTCGCGCGGCACGGGCGTCGGCTGGGCCATCGGCATCGGCCGGTTCGGCGCCATCCTCGCCCCGCTCGCGGCGGGCACGCTGCTCGACGCTTCGTGGACCGCGGGCCAGCTTTATCTGGGTGTGGGCGTCGTGGTCCTGGTTGCCGCGGCAGCCCTGGCGCTGCTGCGCTCGCCGGGCGCGGGTAGCCAGCAGCCAGCTCCCGCAGAAGCCGCAGCCCAGGCAGCCAAGGCAGAATAG
- a CDS encoding DUF3237 domain-containing protein, whose translation MPHYPTPPALEFVASIDVEVSETIQIGSTAQGIRRVAPIRGGRVAGPGLAGKVLDAGADFQRYPSADLALLEANYVLELDDGPRILVENRAVRVADPADLEKMMAGERVDPSRVYFRCVPQLSADDSGPHAWMNRTLFLGVGERRPDGVRIDVFKVR comes from the coding sequence ATGCCCCACTATCCAACCCCGCCGGCACTGGAGTTCGTAGCCAGCATCGATGTCGAGGTCAGCGAGACCATCCAGATCGGCAGCACCGCCCAAGGCATCCGCAGGGTGGCACCGATCCGCGGCGGGCGCGTTGCCGGCCCCGGGCTGGCCGGAAAGGTCCTGGATGCCGGAGCCGACTTCCAGCGCTACCCATCCGCGGATCTGGCCTTGCTGGAGGCGAACTACGTGCTGGAGCTGGATGACGGGCCGCGCATCCTGGTGGAGAACCGTGCCGTGCGAGTAGCTGATCCGGCAGATCTGGAGAAGATGATGGCCGGGGAACGCGTAGATCCGTCCCGGGTTTACTTCCGTTGCGTCCCGCAGCTCTCTGCCGACGATTCGGGCCCGCATGCATGGATGAACCGCACCCTCTTCCTCGGCGTGGGCGAACGGCGTCCCGATGGCGTGCGCATCGATGTCTTCAAGGTGCGCTAG
- a CDS encoding IclR family transcriptional regulator, whose product MANSPSGDSMLDRLVRILDAFDAHNPQLTVSALSRRADVPLATAYRLVESLVAHDLLSRDAEGQVRLGLRLWELANRSASTLGLRQAALPFMEDINQLIGQNTQLSVLDRDEVLIIERLSRPGSVVNQASVAGRMPVHRTSMGMALLAFARPEAIAGYLARHQATMDATHPDFRAEIAEIRRNGYASFDGFIDPQTTGVAAPILDESGYQIAVISVVVPRDSGILNSAALALRTAARGISRALAPAS is encoded by the coding sequence ATGGCCAATTCGCCCAGCGGGGATTCGATGCTGGACCGCCTGGTGCGGATCCTTGATGCCTTTGACGCGCATAACCCGCAGCTGACCGTCAGCGCCCTGTCCCGCCGGGCCGATGTCCCGCTGGCCACGGCCTACCGGCTGGTCGAATCGCTGGTCGCCCACGACCTACTGTCCCGCGACGCGGAAGGGCAGGTGCGCTTGGGCCTGCGGCTCTGGGAGCTGGCCAATCGCAGCGCGTCCACGCTGGGCCTGCGCCAGGCGGCCCTGCCCTTCATGGAGGACATCAACCAGCTCATCGGCCAGAATACCCAGCTCTCGGTGCTGGACCGGGACGAGGTGCTGATCATCGAGCGGTTATCCCGCCCGGGTTCCGTGGTGAACCAGGCCAGCGTGGCAGGCCGGATGCCGGTGCACCGCACCTCCATGGGCATGGCCCTGCTGGCTTTTGCCCGGCCGGAGGCAATCGCCGGGTACCTGGCACGCCATCAGGCAACGATGGATGCAACCCATCCCGACTTCCGTGCCGAGATCGCCGAGATCCGCCGCAACGGCTATGCCTCCTTCGACGGATTCATCGACCCGCAGACCACCGGCGTAGCCGCCCCAATCCTCGACGAGTCGGGCTACCAGATAGCGGTGATCTCGGTCGTGGTTCCCAGGGATTCGGGAATCCTGAACTCCGCCGCGCTGGCGTTGCGCACCGCCGCCAGAGGCATTTCCCGCGCGCTAGCCCCTGCCTCCTGA